A window of Candidatus Nitrospira allomarina genomic DNA:
CGCAGGCCCGGTCGGGGGCCACCCCTTGTTGCATCAAGGTCCCCGCGTAAATCAACAGCCGGGTACTGACACCTTCTTCCAGGCCATGGTTCCGGAGATTTCGTACCTTTTCACCCAATTTGACTAACCGAATGGCCACGTCCCTGGAAATCTTTGCTTCATGCTCCACGATCCTGGTCTCGATATCTTTGGGAGGATAACCAAACTCAATGGCCATGAAACGCTGCTTGGTGCTTTGCTTTAATTCTTTTAAGACACTTTGGTACCCGGGGTTATAAGAGATCACCAGCAAAAAATCATCCACGGCCTGAATCATCTGCCCTTTTTTCTCAATGGGTAAAAACCGTCGGTCATCACTCAAGGGATGGATCAGCACGGTGGTATCTTTTCGGGCCTCGACCACTTCATCCAGATAGACAAGGGCACCGTGCTTGACTCCCAGGGTGAGCGGGCCATCCACCCATACGGTTTCTTCCCCCTTCAAGAGGTAGCGTCCGATCAAATCGGAGGCGGTCAGATCTTCATGACAGGCGACGGTAATCAGCGGCCGATTGAGTCGATGAGCCATATGCTGGACAAACCGGGTTTTTCCGCATCCAGTAGGGCCTTTCAACATCACTGGTATTTTGTTTTTGGCACCGACAGTGAACAGATCGATTTCCCCGTTCACCTCTTGATAGAACGGCTCCTCGGTGACCCGGAATTGTTCAATACCAAATTCAAGACCCTTCATAACATTTAACCCACATCTAGGAATGAAACAGCGAAACACATGGACGGCTAAGAGAGCATTATACGGGTGTCATTTCAGGGAGGACAACCTGCATGTGCGATCGATGCATTTCCATGGGAGACTGTTGAATAATTCAAAATTTTCACCGGTTCCTCTCATGATCATTTTATGACGAAGCTAACGAGAGCTAGAAAGGAGAGATCAAAGCGTCCATTCAGTCCCGCCCTGAACCATGCAGAAGGGAAGACTGCACTTTGCTTGCGACGTCCACTAGACGTAACCGCTAGTTGTCAAGCGGAGCATACAGGTGGATAGGTGAGCATGACCAAGGGACGACCATGCCGCCAGCGGACAGATTCAACCTTCTCCTGAGGGGATCCTGATCACTCATAAGGGCTGGGCAATGTAGTTAGGCACTAACTGACAGGGGTGATAGGCCAGTTTTGTCCTTGCTAAACTCGGTAGCCCTGAATCATCCATGGTATTCACCAATGGATATGCCTGAACCTCGCGACAGAATTCACGGAAAAGATACTGAGCTAAACCGTAAACTGATCGATCTGCCACCTCCAGCAAGACGCAAAACACCTCCGGGGAGCGGGGGAACCCGAACGTATACGCTTTGACAGCTCCATCCACACGGACAATTCGCCCGGTGAGGCCGAGTTCACGATACTCCTGGAGTGTCACTCGATGGGCATTGGCGGCATCACGAAGCATCAGGCGAGCCACATTCTCGTTGGGTCCTAATCGGGAAACAGGAATATCTTCCTTTTGATGGGTCCAACGGTGAAAAAGGGCGAAGCACTCATCACGATCGGTGATCTGGTACGGGGCAATCCGGATGCGGTGCCCGCGAATAAATCGATTGCACGCGGCGCGTTGGGATTTGTAGGGATTTCCTTTCAGTTGGATGAGATCGGCAGTGCAATAGAGGTAATCGAAGTCCTTTGGCAGGAGGGTGTATCCCCATTGTTGAATTTCTTCTTTTAAATCAGCGGGAATGTTTTCAATTCGCGTCACGCTGGATCCACGATTCCGGGTCTCCATATACTCGGTCACTTGATTCAGCACGTTTTTGAGAGGGCTGCAGAAAGAGGATCCGAGGGATGAATAAGGCCCCACGGGAGGCAGAGGCATAAATATCCCATCGGGATATTCCGCGAAGAGGCACAGCCATCCGTCAATGTCCGTCCAGGAAAAGGTAAATAGATCTTTCCAGATATAATGCGGTGGAAATGACCAGGTGCTCAAGGAAGTTTTTCCCCCGATACCTGTTGAGGCTAGGGCCTGGTTCAGACGAGCCTGATCCTTGATGGTCAATGGACTGAGATGAATGGACATGAAAGATAGTTATACGGGATGGAGGATCTATGGGAAAAGAGCCAATCCGTGGCCGTCACCGCTTGTCGTGTGTATTGGAAGATCGGAGAGTCGCGGTCAGGCGGTCGAGGGTATGCAACACGACGACGTCCTGTTGAAACGGAGTCACTAATCGAGGATGAACGGCAAGGGAATTTAGAACGTGATCGGATTCCAGATAGTTCGCAATTCTTTGGGCCTGTTCCATGAATGCCTTTGGAAGGATCAATGCCGAAGGTTTTTGCCCAGCTCTTCTGAGAGGGTTTTCTTCCCCGGCTTGCTCAAGAAGAAACGGGCACAACGTATCCCAACCAAGTACGACTTTCTCGTGTTGTGCATTCCACATGAGCGCGAAGGGATACAATTGGCAATCCAGAGGACGAATTTCATAAATGCCACAGTGTTGTGTGACGGGATCAAATGCCGGGCAGAGAAATCCTTCCTCCTTGGGATGTCGGACGACTTCAATCTGACTCCCCCGATGATCAGGAAAGGAAGAGGGAGAGATGCCGTGCGTGACGGCCTGTCGAATTTCATCTTCCGTAAAGTACGGTCTGAGGATACTGTCTTGTTCGGGGAAACGGCAGCACACGTCGCATCGAAAACAGACGGCGGAGGGGACGAGCTGTGGACCAGGAATGACGGGGATGGCCTGAGGCATAAGCGTATAACTTTCATGGCGACTCGGCCCGCCATTTCCTTCGGGTGCGTGCCTTGTCTGGTTTCAAGAGAGCGTGCTACGATCTCCCTTATTCTAGCAAAAGGGCCGTCATCAAGGTCCAAGCTTTTCATGTAAGACTCGAATTGAAGTTTTTCGGGCAGGTCCAACCTCTTTTGATCGACGAGTGAAGGACATCAGGGTGCCTGGTCCGTTACACCCGTCTTCCACGATTAACCCAGGATCGGTTATTTCTTCCCACGTAGAACAGTCCGGCCCTATTTTGCCATTGAGTCCGTCAACATCTGACAGCCCCTATCCTCTGTATCGGGACAGGCTGCTCAAGGACGGATTATTTGTGAACGGGCAAGATAATCATTGGCGAGTGGCATGCGGACCCTTTTCGCTTTCCACCGAGGAAGCCAAATTTTTTGAAGCATTAGGGCAACATTTGTTGGTGTTCTACCAGGCGTTGAACCGGTTATATCTTGAAAGCCTGAAAGGTCTGCAACCTGCGTGGGTTCATGAATACCTGGATATCGGAAAGCCGGAGGATCTTCTGGCCCTTGCACGAATGAATCGATTCAAAAATCAACTTCCCGGTGTCATTCGTCCCGATCTTATTCCCACCAACGCCGGCATGGCCCTGACGGAACTTGATTCCGTCCCTGGAGGGATTGGCTTAACCGCCAGTCTAAGTCGGATGTATGCCCAGCAGGGCTTTCCCGTGTGGCCGCAGTCCGACGGGTTGGTTCAAGGGTTTTCCCGTATGTTACGAGGGGTGTTGCACGGGCAGCCTCCGCGAGTGGCCATCGTGGTCTCGGATGAAGCTGAAGCCTATCGCGCGGAAATGCAATGGGTGGTGACCCAACTCCGGCAGGAAGGTTGGGAGGCCTATTGCGGGCATCCCCGTGATATTCGATTTACGGAAGAGGGTCTTTTCATTCACCATGAGGGACAGGAGCAGTCTCTTTCTGTGATTTACCGGTTCTACGAATTGTTCGATTTGAAAAATATTCCAAAAGGGGAATTGATTGCCTACAGTGCCAAAAAAGGCCGGATTGTGGTCACCCCACCCTATAAGCCCTGGATGGAGGAAAAGCTGGCCTTAGCGTTGTTCCACCATCCGATGCTGGAGAAATTTTGGGAGCACGAATTGAAATCCGACACATATGACTGTCTTCGTGCCATCATTCCCGAGACCTGGATTTTGGATCCCAGACCCCTTCCGCCTTCTGCGGTGATTCCCGGCTTACGCCATGGAAATCGTGCGGTGTCGGATTGGCAGTGGTTGGGAGAAGCTACCCAAAAAGAACGTCAGTATGTCATCAAAGTGTCAGGATTTTCCGACCAGGCTTGGGGAAGCCGGGGCGTTTCGATCGGGCATGATATGTCGCAAGTCCAATGGAAAGAGGTCGTGTCCCAGGCTCTGGATCAATTTGAGACGAGCCCTTCGATTCTTCAAACATTTCACAAAGGGCGACTGGTTGTGGTTGAATATTACGACAGCCATTCCGGTGATGTCGTCAGTATGGAAGGACGGGCGCGCTTATCTCCGTATTATTTCGTGGATGAGGGACAGGCCCGGTTGGGCGGTGTCCTGGCGACGGTGTGTCCCAAAGATAAAAAAATTATTCATGGAATGCGGGATGCGGTCATGGCTCCTTGTTCCATTATGGCTAGTCACCCCAGCTCATAAGGCCCAAAACGCCTGGTTCTTTTGGTCCTAATGTATTTTTCATCTCATGGGGAAGACCCCTAGTTGACATGTCTGATACTCTTAACCGCATGAAACTGTATCACACGGAATGGTGCCCGGAATGCCAGGTCGTCCGCGAGAGGTTGGCTGAGTTGGGTCTGTCCTACGAAGATGAAATTGTGCCCGATGTCCGACCTTTCCGGAAAAATTTGTATGAAGTCTCGGGACAGAATTATGTCCCGGTGTTGGTTCATGGAGAAACGGTGTTGACGGAGACATCCGATATCCTGGCATATCTGGACGACTACGAAGACCATGGAACTCCCTCCGGGGAAACCACCAAGCCACCCTCCAGCAACCTTGATGAAAGGAATCATTAAGCTATGGATGATTGGAAAAAGGTCCTCGCCGCAAGTATCACCAAACCCAAGGATTTAGCCAAGTATCTGGGGGTCGATCCCAAAGAGGTGGAAGCCGTCGTCGGGCCCTATCCAATGCGAATTACTCCGACCGTGCTGGCCACGATTAAAAGTAAAGGGGATGCGATCTGGAAGCAGGTAGTTCCCGAGGCCATCGAATTGGATGATATTGATGCCCCGGACGATCCGTTGGAAGAAGATACGGACAGCCCGGTTCCTCATTTGGTCCACCGATATCCTGATCGCGTACTGTTGATGGTGACCAACCAGTGTCCAATCTATTGCCGGTTTTGCACGAGAAAGCGACTGGTGGGGAAACCGGGGTTTCTCAAAAAGGGTGAGCTGGATCGAGCGGTGGCGTATCTTAGAGAGCATACTGAAGTGCGGGATGTTATTCTTTCTGGCGGTGACCCGTTGTTATTGCCTGATCGTCTCATTGAGAGAATTCTGAAAGGCCTTCGGTCCATCCCGCATTTAGAATTGATTCGGTTTGGGACCCGAGTGCCAGGTACTCTCCCTCAACGCATTACTCCAGAATTGTGTGAGATCGTTAAGCGCTTCCATCCAATTTATATGAATTTGCATTTCAACCATCCGGATGAGTTGACGCCGGAGGTCAAGGAGGCTTGCGGTCGATTGGCGGATGCCGGGGTGCCCTTGGGTGCCCAAACCGTTTTGCTGAAAGGCGTCAATGATGACCCGGAAATCATGAAACGGCTGATGCATCAACTGTTGTTGGCCAGGGTAAAACCCTATTACCTGTATCAAGCCGATCTCACCAAGGGGACGAATCATTTTCGGACTCCGGTAGAAACGGGGTTGAAAATAATTCAATCTCTTCAGGGGCATACGAGTGGCATGGCCGTTCCCCACTTTGTCATTGATGCGCCCGGAGGTGGCGGAAAGATCCCGCTATTGCCTAACGATTATTTATTGAATTTGGATGAGAACGGGGCCGTATTAAAAAATTATGAAAATAAAACCTATCATTATCCTCAGCCATCATCGGGAAACGGGCGTGAACTCCCCATGGTCGGCGCCCCTGCATCCCAGGATATGTGCGGTGCCGGCGCCATGGATGACTATTAATGGTCGATTCTAGGAAGACCGGCATTCTGTCCTTTCAACACCTTCGTGCGCTGGTTCGTCAGAAGGTGATCCGGGCCGATGTGCCCATCACCTCCCGGCAAATTCAACCGGCCAGTCTCGATTTACGTCTGGGAACGAAGGCCTACCGTCTCCTGAGCAGTTTTCTGCCAGAACCCTCAGATCAGCAGTCCCAGTTTACCATTGAGGACCTCTACCGGTCCGATATGGTGATGTACGATATGGATCTGACCAATGGCGCAATTCTTGAAAAGGGCCATGTCTACCTCGTGCCCTTGATGGAAAGGGTGAAGCTGCCCAAAGATATCCGCGGTCGAACTAATCCAAAAAGTTCCACGGGGAGATTGGATATTTTTACCCGCGTGGTGACTGATCTCCATATGGGCTTTGATGAAATTCGCTCCGGGTATGAAGGCCCGTTATTTTTGGAAATTGTGCCCAGGTCGTTTACCATACGTGTGCAGGCCGGGTTGGCTCTCAACCAATTACGATTAATGTCCGGCAAACCCATGGTCTCGGATTCAGGGTTGCGAGCTGTTCATCGCAAGACCCCGTTGCTGTATCACAATGGAGATTCCGGGAAAATGGATCTGGCCTTATCGGCCAAGGAACTCCGGGTAAACAACGGTCTATTTTTAAGTGTCGATTTGCAAGGATCGAATGAACATTCCGAGGCGATTGTGGGGTACCGGGCAAAAAAGAACAGTCATGTGATTGATCTCAGTCTGGTTGGCCATTATGCGGCCTCCGATTTTTGGGAACCGCTAAAACGCAATGCCACCGCTACCATGCTGTTGGAGCCGGAAGAGTTCTATATCCTGGCATCCAAGGAACGAATCCAGGTTCCACCTGGCTATTCATCGGAAATGGTAGCGTATGAAGCCGCCTGCGGGGAATTGCGTACCCATTATGCGGGGTTTTTCGATCCTGGGTTTGGCTATGCCAACCGCAGCCGGAAAGGCACCCAGGTGGTCTTGGAGGTCCGTCCTCACGACGTGCCTTTCCGTATTCATGATGGACAGACGTTTTTTAAGGTCGTTTACGAGAAGATGCGGGATATTCCCACGCAGTTATATGGATCGGCGTTAGGGTCTTCCTATTACCAGCAGGGGCTTACACTCAGCAAACATTTTAAGTGGTAACCATGAGTACAGAAACCGAACAACCTCAGTCGACCGACCCTGTTGCCCCAAAGCCAGTACCTCCCCGTCCACCAGTCAGGGATGAGGACCCGGAGGATCAAGAAAACCTGCAGATGCAGGTGGCCATGCGTATGGTGGGGTCCGCCATGGTCTTTATCGGGTTTTTGCAGGTTTTTCTGTCCGCCAGTACCGGTGCCGAAATCAGCATCTTCCCCATGATTATTTATTTTTCAGGAATGGCCATGTGGGCCTATTCCTCCGTGGACAACCTCACTGTCCGTTATACGGTGATGGCGGTGTCTCTGCTTTGCGCGATGGCATTTATGCATTTTGGGGAAGTGTTATTTTGGCATAAGTATCTGATTTACTGGGGCACCATCGGGGTCGTCGTGTTTTTTATGTTCAAAAATCCCAAGAAACCCGCCGGCTCGTAGCCCAACGTTCTTAATTCTTAGTCTTTCCAATCGTGCGTCAACCATTAGGTTTTTCATGGGCATCGCCGTGATCATTCCGGTCTTGAATGAACAGAAGGTTTTGCCAGCTTTGTTGCCCGTCTTGATTCCGCTGGGGTTTGAGGAAATTATTGTGGTAGATGGAGGAAGCCGGGATGGTACGGTGGATGTGGCCAGAAAGATGTTGGAATCGATATCCGACTCCCGCTATCGGATCATTTCCGGTCCATGTGGGCGGGCTTCCCAAATGAACGCCGGGGCAGCTTTGGCCAACTCCGAAATTTTGGTATTTTTGCATGCTGACACCCAATTGCCAGACAATGCCAGGCAAATGATAGCAGCCGCCATGGATGATCGGCAGTGTGTCGGTGGCCGGTTTGATGTACGATTTCCACGGGACACTGGTTATGCATGGATGGTGAGCCGGCTCATGAATCTGCGGTCACGCTGGTCGGGGATTTTCACTGGCGATCAAACCATGTTTGTGCGACGTTCCGTGTTTGAAAAGTTGGGGGGGTTTGCGAATATTCCTCTTATGGAAGATATTGAATTCAGCCGCCGGTTGAAGCGAGTTGGCACGATCGCGACTCTGCGAGCGAAGGTCATCACGTCGTTTCGACGGTGGGAACAGCAGGGCCCTCTCCGCACAATCGTGCGCATGTGGACGCTTCGCGCGTGGTATTGGCTAGGATGGGATCCGCGCCGCCTTCAGCAATATTATGACACCGTCCGGTAAAGACCCAGCTGTACGTCGATCACGTCCTTCGCACCAGAGCCAGGGTGGGAGACGCCGATCTCTCCCGCCTGCGACATCGGCGATTATTGTATTTGCGAAGGCACCGGTTGCCGGTCAAGTCAAAACCCGCCTGTGTCCTCCTCTCACGCCTGATGAAGCAGCCAGTCTCCACGGAAGTCTCGTCTTAGATATTCTGGAGCGATGCCAATCTCTCAGGGGCTATGATCGCATCCTGGCCGGAACGCCCTCTCCCCATCATCCCTTCTTTCGGGCCATGGAGGCTCGATTCAAGATTCCGGTCTGGGATCAAATAGGGGACGATCTGGGAACTCGCATGGCATCAGCATTCAAACAAGCGCTCGGTTCCCCCATATCGTTCGGTTGTGGTCATTGGAACGGACATTCCCGGCATAAACGGTCCACTCCTTATAACGGCACTAGACAGTCTTCACGATCATGATGTCGTGTTAGGTCCCACCATGGATGGCGGGTATTATTTAATCGGGCTGCGCACTCCCGTCCCGGAACTGTTTGAGAACATACCGTGGTCCACGGAGCAGGTATATGCCATTACAGAGCAGAAGGTAAAAATGCTGGGCCTATCGTTAAAAACCCTACCGAAACTTCGTGATCTTGATACGGTGGAGGATCTTCACATGTGTATCCGGGATTCGAAAGATCGGCAGAATCAGATGTTTTCTTCTCGCACCAAAAATGTGTTGCAGGAGTTGGCCAAGCGATTGACCAACCGCGAATAAGGGAATAATCCTCATTTTTGAATGACGGGAGTATCTACACGAGTACCACAGGAGAGATGAGAAATGATTGACCGTGTGGCGTTGATCACTGGCGGGGCCAGAGGAATTGGACGGGGTATCGCGCTGGACTTGGGGGAGAAGGGTTGGAGGGTGGCTCTTTGCTATCGTACCAGTCGGCAGGAAGCTGAAGAAGTCAAGCGTGGCATCGAGGGACGGGGTGGAAAGGCGTTGGCCATTCAATGTGATGTCTCCGACCCTGTTGCGGCAACACAGCTTGTTCAGCATGTGGAAGATGCCTGGGGCAAGATTGATGCGCTGATCAACGGGGCCGGGCCTTACCATCGCATCTCACTGTTTGAGGAAACTGTTGAGGGATGGTCGGACATGTTCACCAATAATCTCCACCCGATCTTTTATCTCGCGAAGGCCGTGGCGCCGGGGATGAAAGCCAGAAAATCTGGCCGCATTATTTCGTTCAGCATGGCCAACGCGGACAAAATGGAGGCCCAACCGCATGTGACCGCCCATTATATTGCTAAAGCCGGCGTGCTCATTCTTACCAGGACCCTGGCGAAAATGTTGGCCCCGGATGGCATTACCGTGAATGCGATTTCACCGGGATTTATCGATTCCGGGAGCGCGTCACCGGGAGAGCTGGATGGTATGGCTAAGAAAATTCCGGCAGGATATATTGGTCAGGTTGAGGATACCGTCCAAGCCGTTCGGTATTTCTTATCTGACGAAGCTCGATACGTGACCGGAGCCAATCTGCACGTGAGCGGCGGCTGGGGAGTCTGAAGCCTCGAAGCTGTCATCAATGAGCAGAATACAGGCTTTCTCGATAATTACCCTCCCTGTGCCATGCTGGACAACGGGAAAGCATCTTTCAATATCTTGCCTCTCGTCCTGCTTCTTGCTCCTACCCGGGTCCATGCTTTTCCAACCAGGTGATTCCAAAAATCTCCCCAAAGTGGTGGGCAAGTTGTGTCCGCACCCTGTGTGATTCTATTGGTCTCCCAAGGTTCTTTGCTATGGAAACCATGGTACAGCCTTCAATCCCGCATGGTGATAAAAGAGTGAATGGTTGGAGATCGACGTTCACGTTTAAGGCAAATCCGTGCATGGTCACCCCACGGGAAATTCGTACGCCGATGGAGGCAATTTTTTCCATGCGCCTGGCGGATGTTTTCACCCACACCCCTCGAAACGTTTCATGACGACATCCGGCAATCCCCCATTCCGCTAAAGTGCGAATCAGGACCTCCTCCAATTGCTGGACATAGATTTTGGGACCCGGACAGAAATTGCGAAGTCGTAAAATCGGATATCCAATTATCTGTCCGGGGCCATGATAGGTCACAGATCCGCCTCGCCCGGTCTGATGAAGGTGGACCCCCATGTGCTGCAGTTGGGTCCAGCGAGGCTCCCAATGTTCAGGCTTGGTTGTTCGTCCCAATGTGATAACAGGTTCGTGTTCGGTCAATACCAATGTGTCGGGCCGACGGTCCTCGAGACGTTGGGCAACCAGAGACTGTTGAAGCTCCAAGGCTTCCG
This region includes:
- a CDS encoding TIGR04283 family arsenosugar biosynthesis glycosyltransferase is translated as MGIAVIIPVLNEQKVLPALLPVLIPLGFEEIIVVDGGSRDGTVDVARKMLESISDSRYRIISGPCGRASQMNAGAALANSEILVFLHADTQLPDNARQMIAAAMDDRQCVGGRFDVRFPRDTGYAWMVSRLMNLRSRWSGIFTGDQTMFVRRSVFEKLGGFANIPLMEDIEFSRRLKRVGTIATLRAKVITSFRRWEQQGPLRTIVRMWTLRAWYWLGWDPRRLQQYYDTVR
- the lipB gene encoding lipoyl(octanoyl) transferase LipB, with product MALVDSRQPGMVLTFPRLLYAEALELQQSLVAQRLEDRRPDTLVLTEHEPVITLGRTTKPEHWEPRWTQLQHMGVHLHQTGRGGSVTYHGPGQIIGYPILRLRNFCPGPKIYVQQLEEVLIRTLAEWGIAGCRHETFRGVWVKTSARRMEKIASIGVRISRGVTMHGFALNVNVDLQPFTLLSPCGIEGCTMVSIAKNLGRPIESHRVRTQLAHHFGEIFGITWLEKHGPG
- a CDS encoding CbbQ/NirQ/NorQ/GpvN family protein, coding for MKGLEFGIEQFRVTEEPFYQEVNGEIDLFTVGAKNKIPVMLKGPTGCGKTRFVQHMAHRLNRPLITVACHEDLTASDLIGRYLLKGEETVWVDGPLTLGVKHGALVYLDEVVEARKDTTVLIHPLSDDRRFLPIEKKGQMIQAVDDFLLVISYNPGYQSVLKELKQSTKQRFMAIEFGYPPKDIETRIVEHEAKISRDVAIRLVKLGEKVRNLRNHGLEEGVSTRLLIYAGTLMQQGVAPDRACDAAITRPITDDTDMQRSIQELVKAIF
- a CDS encoding SDR family NAD(P)-dependent oxidoreductase: MIDRVALITGGARGIGRGIALDLGEKGWRVALCYRTSRQEAEEVKRGIEGRGGKALAIQCDVSDPVAATQLVQHVEDAWGKIDALINGAGPYHRISLFEETVEGWSDMFTNNLHPIFYLAKAVAPGMKARKSGRIISFSMANADKMEAQPHVTAHYIAKAGVLILTRTLAKMLAPDGITVNAISPGFIDSGSASPGELDGMAKKIPAGYIGQVEDTVQAVRYFLSDEARYVTGANLHVSGGWGV
- a CDS encoding TIGR04282 family arsenosugar biosynthesis glycosyltransferase, giving the protein MVIGTDIPGINGPLLITALDSLHDHDVVLGPTMDGGYYLIGLRTPVPELFENIPWSTEQVYAITEQKVKMLGLSLKTLPKLRDLDTVEDLHMCIRDSKDRQNQMFSSRTKNVLQELAKRLTNRE
- a CDS encoding DUF2156 domain-containing protein; the encoded protein is MSIHLSPLTIKDQARLNQALASTGIGGKTSLSTWSFPPHYIWKDLFTFSWTDIDGWLCLFAEYPDGIFMPLPPVGPYSSLGSSFCSPLKNVLNQVTEYMETRNRGSSVTRIENIPADLKEEIQQWGYTLLPKDFDYLYCTADLIQLKGNPYKSQRAACNRFIRGHRIRIAPYQITDRDECFALFHRWTHQKEDIPVSRLGPNENVARLMLRDAANAHRVTLQEYRELGLTGRIVRVDGAVKAYTFGFPRSPEVFCVLLEVADRSVYGLAQYLFREFCREVQAYPLVNTMDDSGLPSLARTKLAYHPCQLVPNYIAQPL
- a CDS encoding KamA family radical SAM protein, producing MDDWKKVLAASITKPKDLAKYLGVDPKEVEAVVGPYPMRITPTVLATIKSKGDAIWKQVVPEAIELDDIDAPDDPLEEDTDSPVPHLVHRYPDRVLLMVTNQCPIYCRFCTRKRLVGKPGFLKKGELDRAVAYLREHTEVRDVILSGGDPLLLPDRLIERILKGLRSIPHLELIRFGTRVPGTLPQRITPELCEIVKRFHPIYMNLHFNHPDELTPEVKEACGRLADAGVPLGAQTVLLKGVNDDPEIMKRLMHQLLLARVKPYYLYQADLTKGTNHFRTPVETGLKIIQSLQGHTSGMAVPHFVIDAPGGGGKIPLLPNDYLLNLDENGAVLKNYENKTYHYPQPSSGNGRELPMVGAPASQDMCGAGAMDDY
- a CDS encoding glutathione S-transferase N-terminal domain-containing protein; the protein is MSDTLNRMKLYHTEWCPECQVVRERLAELGLSYEDEIVPDVRPFRKNLYEVSGQNYVPVLVHGETVLTETSDILAYLDDYEDHGTPSGETTKPPSSNLDERNH
- a CDS encoding TIGR04282 family arsenosugar biosynthesis glycosyltransferase codes for the protein MTPSGKDPAVRRSRPSHQSQGGRRRSLPPATSAIIVFAKAPVAGQVKTRLCPPLTPDEAASLHGSLVLDILERCQSLRGYDRILAGTPSPHHPFFRAMEARFKIPVWDQIGDDLGTRMASAFKQALGSPISFGCGHWNGHSRHKRSTPYNGTRQSSRS
- a CDS encoding YkgJ family cysteine cluster protein encodes the protein MPQAIPVIPGPQLVPSAVCFRCDVCCRFPEQDSILRPYFTEDEIRQAVTHGISPSSFPDHRGSQIEVVRHPKEEGFLCPAFDPVTQHCGIYEIRPLDCQLYPFALMWNAQHEKVVLGWDTLCPFLLEQAGEENPLRRAGQKPSALILPKAFMEQAQRIANYLESDHVLNSLAVHPRLVTPFQQDVVVLHTLDRLTATLRSSNTHDKR
- a CDS encoding 2'-deoxycytidine 5'-triphosphate deaminase, yielding MVDSRKTGILSFQHLRALVRQKVIRADVPITSRQIQPASLDLRLGTKAYRLLSSFLPEPSDQQSQFTIEDLYRSDMVMYDMDLTNGAILEKGHVYLVPLMERVKLPKDIRGRTNPKSSTGRLDIFTRVVTDLHMGFDEIRSGYEGPLFLEIVPRSFTIRVQAGLALNQLRLMSGKPMVSDSGLRAVHRKTPLLYHNGDSGKMDLALSAKELRVNNGLFLSVDLQGSNEHSEAIVGYRAKKNSHVIDLSLVGHYAASDFWEPLKRNATATMLLEPEEFYILASKERIQVPPGYSSEMVAYEAACGELRTHYAGFFDPGFGYANRSRKGTQVVLEVRPHDVPFRIHDGQTFFKVVYEKMRDIPTQLYGSALGSSYYQQGLTLSKHFKW